The following proteins come from a genomic window of Miscanthus floridulus cultivar M001 chromosome 2, ASM1932011v1, whole genome shotgun sequence:
- the LOC136526882 gene encoding uncharacterized protein, with protein sequence MVAEAALSSSSAIWSRRRDEITFDSLHKFWSALSPCARHELLRLDKQTLIEHARKNLYCSRCNGLLLESFTQIVMYGKSLLHEGSCEPRIQEVEAEEVQDPSVHPWGGLSTTKDGILTLLDCFINAKSLHVIQNVFDNARAREREREMLYPDACGGGGRGWISPVMPNYGRGHGTRDTCALHTARLSCDTLVDFWSALGEETRSSLLRMKEEDFIERLMHRFDSKRFCRDCRRNVIREFKELKELKRMRREPRCTSWFCVADTAFKCEVFEDAILVDWHQSLLEQDGIYHHFEWAIGTDEGKSDILNFENVGMNGQVHRKGLDLDQFEDYFVTLRAWRLDGRCTEFCVKAHALKGQSCVHRRLIVGDGFVTITKGESIRSFFEHAEEAEEEDEDDVVDRDSNDPDGDIAHPQKHAKSPELAREFLLDAAAVIFKEQVEKAFREGTARQNAHSVFVSLALKLLEETVHVACKEIITLEKQTKLLEEEEKEKREEEERRERRRTKEREKKNRRKERLKGKDRDKEKTLVRSKKSDDLSPFSLCNQTALSNNESQDVLDLRYSDSEEEDNVVVREHYPDSSADQSSSKDSDERSNEHECSATAEFVPSDCDGSFLCDESKSSRNQRFRRDFPQEKDDSYWYEDCRDDSGDTQWQSRERIRNNTRNYNAVFNANNRTRDRYNPCSCCHQEDYRYFSAATRSRETKMSRKTVPEKPRLQYRRCYPPDSFAVSNGGRVGGTPNKSPGPKQVWEPMDARKKIGNGNSATGAADGSDQVECSKDISECEKLEVVCEPLAEICSEISAEACKSDTDQPCRQGEKNQSACSDGSKCVDKPNCCLTKDTGRTTNLTSSDSSSCLSEGDRDSSMTSLSAQNVESSSTSDSEESSDRNNSSPGDPPAKNVSRSLLEMCAGNGFREYQPKGLNPPNGNQFGFMVAPLQDQMLHQQKVHAPPYSSPFMGFHDHPVAVPTNGYLPYPQPGHFYPGPMAPVGYGVAGNQCVDFPMQYSNNIHPYSGPEFGFLPSQPVHKTPVSFHAVPVPPLTPLCRSGVPVVVNQERQQSPALFPKSKQTVPVPETGCAEDNTFKQKGDDADGTPFSLFQFNLPIAPPTLATSKEEQSGAMPSTAPAPAQIARAQPCSREETNVKEYNIFSGCNGVMFQLN encoded by the exons ATGGTCGCGGAGGCGGCGCTGTCCTCCTCGTCGGCGATCTGGTCGCGCCGCCGCGACGAGATCACCTTCGACAGCCTCCACAAG TTTTGGAGTGCCCTGTCACCTTGTGCACGACACGAGCTGCTAAGACTTGATAAACAGACCCTTATTGAGCATGCTCGCAAGAATTTGTACTGTTCAAGGTGTAATGGGCTGCTTTTGGAAAGTTTCACACAAATAGTCATGTATGGGAAGTCACTGCTTCATGAAGGTTCATGTGAGCCAAGGATTCAGGAAGTTGAAGCAGAAGAAGTTCAGGACCCTTCAGTTCATCCTTGGGGAGGCCTTTCGACAACAAAGGATGGCATCCTAACtcttcttgattgcttcataaATGCAAAATCTCTTCATGTGATCCAGAAT GTATTTGACAATGCACGTGCGAGAGAACGTGAACGTGAGATGCTTTACCCTGATGCATGTGGTGGCGGTGGCAGAGGATGGATTAGCCCAGTGATGCCTAACTATGGCAGGGGCCATGGAACACGAGATACTTGTGCTTTGCACACTGCACGCCTTTCTTGTGATACTCTGGTGGATTTTTGGTCGGCGTTGGGTGAAGAAACTAGATCATCTCTTTTAAGGATGAAAGAAGAGGACTTCATCGAAAGACTTATGCACAG GTTTGACAGCAAGAGATTCTGCAGAGACTGCAGAAGGAATGTTATTCGCGAATTCAAGGAGCTCAAGGAACTAAAGCGCATGCGAAGGGAACCTCGCTgcactagttggttttgtgttgcAGATACTGCATTTAAGTGTGAG GTGTTTGAGGATGCTATTCTTGTTGATTGGCATCAATCCTTATTGGAACAAGATGGAATTTACCATCATTTCGAGTGGGCAATTGGAACAGATGAAGGAAAATCTGATATTCTAAACTTTGAAAATGTGGGCATGAATGGGCAAGTCCACAGGAAAGGCCTCGATCTTGATCAGTTTGAAGACTATTTTGTTACACTGAGAGCATGGAGGCTGGATGGCCGCTGTACAGAATTCTGTGTGAAGGCCCATGCCTTGAAGGGCCAATCATGTGTTCACCGGAGGCTAATTGTGGGGGATGGATTTGTGACAATTACCAAAGGTGAAAGTATTAGAAGTTTCTTTGAGCATgctgaagaagcagaggaagaggaC gaagatgaTGTAGTGGACAGAGACAGCAATGACCCTGATGGTGATATCGCTCATCCACAGAAGCATGCTAAGAGCCCTGAACTTGCAAGAGAATTTCTCCTGGATGCTGCTGCAGTGATCTTCAAAGAACAG GTTGAGAAGGCTTTCAGAGAAGGCACAGCGCGACAAAATGCACATAGTGTTTTCGTGTCCCTTGCTCTAAAACTGTTAGAAGAAACAGTTCATGTTGCTTGCAAGGAAATAATTACATTGGAAAAACAG ACCAAGCTTCttgaggaagaagagaaagaaaaacgtgaagaagaggagcgcagggAGAGgaggagaacaaaagaaagagaaaagaagaaTAGAAGAAAAGAGAGGCTGAAAGGAAAGGACAGAGATAAGGAAAAAACACTGGTTCGGTCAAAAAAATCAGATGATCTTTCACCATTTTCTCTGTGCAACCAAACAGCACTAAGTAATAATGAGTctcaggatgttctagacttgagaTATTCAGATAGTGAAGAGGAAGACAATGTTGTGGTCAGGGAACACTATCCTGAttcctctgctgatcaatcttcAAGCAAGGACAGTGATGAACGAAGCAATGAGCATGAATGCAGTGCAACAGCAGAATTTGTTCCCTCAGATTGTGATGGCTCATTCTTATGTGACGAGTCTAAATCATCAAGAAACCAGAGATTTAGAAGAGACTTCCCTCAAGAGAAAGATGATAGTTATTGGTATGAGGATTGCCGTGATGACTCTGGAGATACTCAATGGCAGTCTAGGGAGAGGATCAGAAATAACACTAGAAATTACAACGCTGTATTTAATGCAAATAACCGAACAAGAGACAGGTACAACCCCTGCAGCTGTTGCCATCAAGAAGACTACAGATATTTTTCCGCAGCAACTAGATCTAGGGAGACAAAGATGTCCAGGAAAACAGTGCCTGAGAAACCCAGGTTGCAATACCGCAGGTGCTATCCTCCGGATAGCTTTGCTGTGTCAAATGGAGGACGTGTTGGTGGTACACCAAACAAGAGCCCAGGTCCAAAGCAAGTATGGGAGCCAATGGATGCAAGAAAGAAGATAGGGAATGGGAATAGTGCTACTGGGGCTGCTGATGGTTCGGATCAAGTGGAATGTTCAAAGGATATCAGTGAATGTGAAAAGCTTGAGGTAGTGTGTGAACCACTTGCTGAAATTTGTTCTGAGATATCAGCAGAAGCCTGTAAGTCAGACACAGATCAACCATGCAGACAAGGTGAGAAGAATCAGTCTGCTTGCAGCGATGGATCTAAATGTGTGGATAAGCCAAATTGCTGCTTGACAAAGGACACTGGTAGGACAACAAACTTAACCAGTTCGGACAGCTCCTCGTGTCTAAGTGAGGGAGATAGAGATAGCAGCATGACCTCACTGAGTGCTCAGAATGTAGAGTCTTCATCTACATCTGACTCAGAAGAGTCTTCAGACAGGAACAATAGCAGCCCAGGCGATCCACCAGCAAAGAATGTTTCTCGTTCATTACTTGAGATGTGTGCAGGAAATGGTTTCAGGGAGTACCAACCGAAAGGCTTGAACCCTCCTAATGGCAACCAATTTGGATTTATGGTGGCCCCATTACAGGACCAGATGTTGCACCAACAGAAGGTCCATGCACCGCCATACTCGTCACCATTCATGGGGTTCCACGATCACCCCGTGGCAGTTCCAACAAATGGGTACTTGCCATATCCTCAGCCTGGTCACTTCTACCCTGGCCCTATGGCCCCTGTTGGATATGGAGTCGCTGGCAACCAATGTGTTGACTTCCCAATGCAGTACAGCAATAACATCCATCCTTACTCGGGCCCTGAATTTGGTTTTCTGCCTTCACAACCAGTTCACAAGACCCCAGTGAGCTTCCATGCCGTGCCAGTGCCACCACTGACCCCGCTGTGTAGAAGCGGAGTGCCAGTGGTGGTAAATCAAGAGAGGCAGCAGAGCCCTGCCCTCTTCCCTAAATCAAAACAGACAGTGCCGGTCCCTGAGACCGGCTGTGCAGAAGACAACACCTTCAAACAGAAAGGCGATGACGCAGACGGCACACCATTCTCCTTGTTCCAGTTCAACCTGCCGATTGCCCCTCCCACCCTGGCAACATCCAAAGAAGAGCAAAGTGGTGCAATGCCGTCAACGGCACCGGCACCAGCTCAGATAGCTCGAGCCCAGCCGTGCTCGAGGGAGGAGACCAACGTCAAGGAGTACAACATTTTCTCCGGGTGTAACGGGGTGATGTTTCAGCTCAACTAG
- the LOC136536814 gene encoding uncharacterized protein produces MAGIQPEQESHVLPSGSPHPMASNSEPNPPSTPLSTIPALTRDKTPATNCNLLSWFRHPLATFTASLKRRRCASFGDNPKVGRKKKAQILGDACKDDEASEAKALQEKKKAPGSSTSDAELLADSIPKAIGATTAAHIVDCFNDDDVYVKKEDMAIEGKEEKAKAKEQQGSPENVVEKKWVGEPIDITGANNYKVAITSPNKLPESAPITNEEAAAAHSVATAGGLGLRCWEMNQQLAAGIQDAIENAEEEAAPATEDTAVTAVSGIQEIK; encoded by the exons ATGGCTGGCATCCAGCCGGAGCAGGAGAGCCACGTCCTGCCGTCGGGCTCACCCCACCCCATGGCCTCCAACTCGGAGCCAAACCCGCCATCGACGCCCCTCTCAACAATCCCAGCTCTGACACGGGACAAAACCCCAGCCACCAACTGCAATCTGCTCTCCTGGTTTCGCCACCCGCTGGCCACGTTCACGGCTTCCCTCAAGCGCCGCCGCTGCGCATCCTTCGGCGACAACCCCAAggtcgggaggaagaagaaagcgcaAATCCTGGGCGACGCGTGCAAGGATGACGAGGCGTCGGAGGCCAAAGCCCTGCAGGAGAAGAAGAAGGCGCCCGGTAGCAGCACTAGCGATGCCGAGCTCCTCGCCGACTCAATCCCCAAGGCCATCGGTGCCACTACCGCAGCGCACATCGTGGATTGCTTCAACGACGATGACGTCTACGTGAAAAAG GAGGACATGGCCATAGAAGGCAAGGAGGAGAAAGCAAAGGCGAAGGAGCAGCAGGGGTCTCCCGAGAATGTGGTGGAGAAGAAATGGGTTGGGGAGCCCATCGACATCACCGGGGCCAACAACTACAAAG TCGCTATTACGTCACCTAATAAGCTGCCAGAATCTGCACCGATCACGAACGAGGAAGCAGCTGCAGCACACTCAG TGGCGACAGCAGGCGGGTTGGGACTACGCTGTTGGGAAATGAATCAACAACTCGCTGCTGGGATACAAGATGCGATTGAAAATGCTGAAGAAGAAGCAGCTCCTGCAACAGAAGACACTGCTg TTACAGCGGTTTCTGGGATACAGGAAATTAAATGA
- the LOC136536811 gene encoding BTB/POZ and MATH domain-containing protein 1-like: MAEFFGGMNERSSQSVRIEDMDADVFKVMLHFIYTDRASELDEEPEMAMAMAQHLLATADRYGLDRLKLTTLALAEQHKCSLLKAKCVDFIARLPETLDTVLATEGYNHLVASCPLVLTELLIAAHGRRN, encoded by the exons ATGGCCGAGTTCTTTGGTGGCATGAATGAGAGGAGCTCCCAGAGTGTCAGGATCGAGGACATGGACGCTGATGTCTTCAAGGTCATGCTTCACTTCATCTACACCGATAGGGCTTCGGAGCTTGATGAGGAGCCTGAAATGGCGATGGCTATGGCTCAGCACTTACTCGCAACTGCTGACAG GTACGGGCTTGACAGGCTTAAGCTGACGACGTTGGCTCTAGCTGAGCAGCACAAGTGCTCGCTGCTTAAGGCCAAGTGTGTTGATTTCATTGCCAGGTTGCCTGAAACTCTTGATACGGTCCTGGCGACCGAGGGCTACAATCATCTGGTGGCGAGCTGCCCCTTGGTATTGACTGAACTTCTGATTGCTGCGCATGGAAGGAGGAACTGA